The sequence below is a genomic window from Candidatus Binatia bacterium.
AGCAACTCGCCGACACGCTCGATGAACGTTCTGGGCTGCGGGTAAAAGGCGAGTTCCACCTCCTGCGTCGCTTCAATACCCGCGGCTTGCTTGGCCGCTTGAATGGCAGCCGTGAACCCACCAAGTTCATCAACCAGGCCGTTCTCCTTGGCTTGCGCACCCGTCCATACCCGTCCGCGACCGATATCGTTCACACGCTCCGACGTCATGTTGCGCCCGGCCGACACACGACTGACGAACACGTCATAGATGTGGTCCATCTCCGCCACGAGTTTTTGCCGGCTCTCGGCGGTCAAGGGCACAGTCAGATCTTCGAGATCGGCAAACTTGCCCCGGCTGATGGTCTCCGTGTTGATACCGAAGCGCGCCAAGAGACCCCTGATGTTCGGCCGAGCCATCACCACACCGATGGATCCCGTCATGGTCCCCGGCTGGGCGACAATCCGACTGGCGCCAGCCGCGATGTAGTATCCGCCAGAACCGGCAACGTCAGACATGGACACGACTACCGGCTTTTGCTTTCGTGCCTCCTGCGTCGCTCGCCACACCAGATCTGACGCCAGTGCCGAACCCCCAGGGCTGTCGATGCGGAAGATGATCGCCCGCGCATCCGTGTCATCGGTCGCATCCTTGAGCGCCTGACTCACGGTCTCGGATCCCATCGTCTGCCCCTGAACCGTGGTACCGCTCTCACCGGTGGTGACGACACCCACGGCGTAAACAACGGCAATCTTCGGCCCAGTATCGAGCCCCAGAGCCTTCGGATCGACTTGCTCGTAGTCCTTCATCGGAACCAGCGGCGTCTCGGCCCCCCCCAGTTCGTCATGGATGTCTTGCAGAAACTTGGTTCCGTCGCTCAGATGCGCCGCCTCGATGTCCGACGGCGAGACCGGCGCTTGATCAATCAGCGTGGCAACGGTCGCGGGTTCCAGCCCGCGGCTACGGGCGAGGGCGGAGATGAACTGTTCATTGATGCTGTCGAGGAGCGAGTTCGCCATCTCACGGTGCGCCGGGGTCATTTCCTTGTTGGCAATCATGTCGCCCATGGTCTTGTACTCGGCGATCTTCTCGACATCCATCTGGATATCGAGCTTGTCCCACACGCCGCCAAGAAAATAGAACTGCGCCACCAAACCCGTTAGTGGCGCGGTCACGTCTGGCGAGAGGTAAACGCGGTCTGCAGCGCTGGCGAGGTAGTATTCTTTATTCCTGCCACTGACTTCCTGCTCCAGCAACGCCAGCAGCGGCTTGCCGGATTTCTTGAAATCGAGCAACGCATCGCGGACGTCCTGCGCCTTCGCCCAGCCGATTTCCACTGTACTGATCCTGACGATCACGCCCTTGATGCGCTTGTCCACCTGCGCCTCGCGGATCATTGTCAGCAGATCGATCAGGGTGCGCCCACGCCGGCGCAACAAGCGCCCGAGGATGTCCTGGGGAGGTGCTTCCACGTAGCTGCCGCTCACCTCGAGGACAAGATAGCTGCCATTGGGAACCGCCGGACCACGCAGCGCGCGACGCGCGATGATCACTGCACCAGCGACGAGCACGAGAAGGATAAGGATGTAACGGGTCCGTCTGCGCATGGCCAGCCTCCTCAAGACAGAGATGCCAGAGCACGGGTCTCGTGTATTCTGGCCCTACGCTTCTTCACGTCGTCACGGCTGCGACGTTGTAGAAGCTGTGGATGATGGGCAGATCGACGCTGCCCCACACACCCTTCCAGCGGGAGTCAACTCCTTCGACAACCTGCAATGCTTGCGCGTACTGAGGCTCAGCGTGCGGAGGATGGCCGGCGAGCGTCTGCCGCAGCTCCTGTTGAACGCCTTCAATAACCATTTGCGTGTAGCGGACTAGCGGCCCCTGCGCCGCAAGCGCGGAATCGCCGAATGCCTCGAGCTTTCGAACCACTTCCCCCAGCCGTGGCAACGCCGATTCCAGCCTCTCCAGCAGGCGCGCCGCCGCCGGGGCGGAACGAGGCGGGCGGCGGATGTCGCCGTACGTCACCACGCGCCGGACGATCGCTTCCAACTCGGCGAATACCGCGCGGGCGACAGCAGCTTCGGCACCAAACCGAGCCCAGTAGCCATCCACAGCCGTTTCCGGCACCTCCCCCGCCAGCGCTGCGGCAAAGGTCACGAAATTGAGTGGGTAGGCCCAACGACTGAAGGCGCCGAACTGCAGCATGGTGATTTCAGGCACGCCCAGCCGCTTGTAGTAGTCCATATCTGCGGCGATCACGCCCCCCAGCGGCACGGCGCAGCCGCCGAACAGAATCGCGTCGCCGTAGTACTCGAACAACCGCACATGGCCGTCGAAGAGTTCGACGTAACGTTCCAGTGCGGCCGCATAACCGCGGTTCGTCCTGCAATCGGGATCGTTGAGGGCGTGGCCGTAGCACCGTTCTCGGGGGGCAAACTCAACGGTGACGTTAGGTTCGGGACGCACGGTGATCTCGGGCTCGATAGTGTCGTGGTACGCCAAATAGCACACCGGGCGTGCCACTCCGGCGTCAACCAGGGCGCGCGCAACGGCGTTGCAGACGCGCACCCCCTGATCCTGCACACTGGTCGCCGCACAGCCGGCGCAGCCGCACCATCCACCCTGCCACAGATCGGCGCCCCAAATGTGCACAGCGCGCATCTCCGGATGCTCGCGCACATATTGCACCGCGTTCGTACTCGCTGTGACCAGCGCGCCCGCACTGCTCGTGCAGAGGTTTCCATTATCCGTCCGCACCCCGTCGGATGATTGCGGGAAGTACTCAGGGTGATCGCGATACACCTCGCGCGGCAGCAGCAGCGGAATGACATGCCCGCCGTACTCGACGTCGATGCCGCGGCGCTGGAAATCGGGCAGGAGCTCTGGGATCGTCAGCTGGGTATCGAACGGATGACGAATGAAGAAAAAGGTATTGGCGCCACTCTTCGCCATCCAATCGACCAAGGCGCGATCTTCTTTGAGATGCTCACTGAGGTGTTCGGGCTGCGTGTAGTGCCACGTCATGATATCGGAGCAGTAACCGCGCACGGAAAACGTCGGAGTGTAACGCGTGGGACCGATCTCAACCGCGGGCACCGAGAGCCGCGGCACGTGTTCGTGCGCCGCGTCCAGCGACCACCGGCACCCGAATTGTTCTAGAAGCGCGTAAGCTGCCCGCAGGAGGGCGCCCGGCGAACCCGCCGCCAGCGTAATGCTCGTTGCCTCAGGCTGGATGACGAAACCGTCACCCACTTCCACCGACACCGGAACCGGAGCCGCCTGTTGTCCAAGGACGAGCGTATCCCGGCCACGCAAGGACGCAGCGGGCAAGATCGGAACCGTCGCTCCGGTCATGGTGTGTAAATAGCGCTGCAACTCTTGGGCAGCGAAGGCGACGGGAGGCCCGGCCTCTTCGGCCACTTGGATGGTGGCGTCCCGTAGCCCGGAAATACTGAAGCGTGACATCAGGCACTGTCTACCCCAGGCGTACCGGGTGTGCCAAGGGGGTGAGGGTGTCGCTTGCGGTCACCTCCGGCCTCACCTAATCTCCACCAGTCGGAACTGCGAACGATGTCCGCTCTCGCCACCAGTCTGTTGCAGTCTACTGTGACCATGGCCGTACCGTTGCTGTTGGCCGCCCTCGGAGAGCTGCTCGCGGAGCGCGCCGGCGTCATCAACATCGGGCTTGAAGGCATGCTGCTCACGGGGGCCTTTGCTGCCATGACGGCCACCTATTTCAGTGCCATGCCGCTGCTCGGCTTGGTGGCGGCCTGGTTCGGCGGTCTGCTCCTGGCTCTGCTGTTCGCCTACGTCGTAGTCGTCCACAGCGCCAACCAGATCGTCGTGGGTACTGCGCTCAACTTGCTGGCACTAGGCATCACCGGCGTAGCCTACCGGGCCATCTTTGGAATAACCGGAGCGGCACTGACAGTGACCGGATTCTCCCCGATCGCCCTCCCCTTCTTGTCGTCGATCCCCGTCCTGGGTCCATCGTTCTTCTCACAAACCGCCCTGGGCTATCTCGCCTTTACGCTGGTGCCACTCATATCGTTCGGCCTGTATCAGACGATCCCTGGCTTGAAGCTGCGCATGGTTGGTGAGAATCCGTGCGCCGCCGCGGCCCAAGGGCTCTCGGTGCGACTCACGCAACTCCTGGCACTGTCGGGATGCGGCCTCTTGGCGGGAACGGCTGGGGCCTACCTGGCCATCGCCTATTCCCACACGTTCGTCGAAGGCATGTCGGCCGGGCGCGGCTTCATTGCGTTGGCCATCGTCATCTTCGGCCGCTGGTCAGCATGGGGAATTGGGGGTGCCGCGCTCCTGTTCGGTTTGGCAACGGCCTTACAGTTTCATGTGCAAGCGTTGGGCTTGCCCATCCCGTACCAGTTTCCGCTGATGCTGCCCTACCTGCTCACGCTGCTCGTCCTGGCCGGCTACGCTGGCAAAACCAAGGCGCCGGCAGCCTTGGGAGTGCCGATCGAGGGCGAACTTCGCTAATGCCGGACAGCTCACGCCTGGTTGCTGACGTGTGTCTCGTCGTGCACGAAGAGCGAATAGAACAACAGGATCAGCATGCCGATCGTGATCCCGGAATCGGCAACGTTGAAGGCAGGCCAGTAGTAACCGCGCCAGTGGAAGTCGAGGAAATCGGTCACCTCGCCCGACACCATCCGATCAACCAGATTTCCCAGCGCCCCGCCGAGGATGGCGCCGAGCGCCAAGAGCACCCACCGCTGACCGGGCTGGACCCGGCGCACGAACGTCAGCAGCAGCGCAACGGCGAGGCACGACACCGCCAGGAAAAACGGAAGGCGCCAGGCATGCGTGCCGTGGTTCAATAGCCCAAAGGCCCCGCCGGCGTTCCGCACGTGTGTGATATGGAACACCGAGTCGATCACGCTCACCGATTCATACAGACTGAAGCGCTGGCGGATGTACCATTTGGTGATCTGGTCAATGACGAGCACGACGGTGGCAACGCTCAAAACCAGTGAGTACTTTCTCATGCGCCTGCCGCCTTGATGATGGTCACGCAACGTTCGCACAACCCTGGGTGTACGCCGTCACGGCCTACGGCTTCGCTGTAGTTCCAGCAACGCTCGCACTTCGCACCGCGCGCGCGTTCCACCTGGACCCTGAGGTCCGCAAGCAGCGGGCTGACCGCGCCCTCTGCCAAGTCCTCGGCCAGCTGCACCTGGGAGACGATGAACAGTGCCGGCAAGTCACGCGTCTCCTGCTCCAACAGGCGTCGTAAACCGTTCTTCGCGCCCAGCCGCACCCGTGCGTCCAGCGAATGCCCGATCAGCCCGGACTGGCGCGCCTCTTCCAACGCCTTGGTCACGGCTGTCCGCACCGCCAGCAGCTGTTCCCATTTCGACGCGAGTTGCCCGTCCTGTCGAGACGGCTCAGGGAGTCCGGCCAGCAGCACACTCGGCGGCCGCACACCGGACGGCAAATGCGCCCAGATTTCGTCGGCCGTGAAGGTCAGAATGGGCGCCATCAACCGCGTCATCGCGTCCAGGATCTCCCACAAGGCGGTTTGGGCCGAACGGCGGCCCGATGCGGTGGCGGCGGAGCAATACAGGCGGTCCTTGACGATGTCCAAATAAAGCGCGCTCAAATCCACCGCGCAGAAGTTGATCAGCTGCTGGACCACGAGATGGAAGCTGAAGGCGTCGTACGCCTTGCGCGCCCGGGTGATCAGCTCGGCGGTGCGATGGAGGATCCAGCGATCCAGCTCGTGCAACTCGGCATCCGGCAAGCGGTCGCGTTGCGGATCGAAATCGTAGAGATTTCCGAGCAGGAAGCGGCAGGTGTTGCGAATCTTGCGGTACGCCTCCAGCACCGGCGGCAGGAGATTTTTCGAAAACGACGTGTCGGCGGTGTAGTCGACCGAGGCAAACAACAGCCGCAGGATTTCGGCGCCGTGCGCCTTGATGACCTCGTCCGGCCCGACGACGTTGCCCAGCGACTTCGACATCTTCTTGGCGGCTTCGTCGAGGATGAGCCCATGCGTCAGTACGGCGTGGTACGGCGCCTTACCCCGAACCGCCACCGACGTAATGAGCGACACCTGAAACCAGCCACGGTGCTGGTCCACCGCTTCGACATAGAGATCCGCCGGCCAGGCAAGGTCGGGACGCTGACGCAGGACCGCTTCGTGCGAGCAACCGGCGTCGAACCAGACGTCGAGGATGTTGTTGTCGGTTTCGAAATCGTCGCTGCCGCAAGCGCAGCGGAAGCCGGGAGGCAAGAGTTCCTGACTCGAGAGCTCGTACCACGCATCTGACCCGCGCTCGGCAAAGATGTCCTCCACGTGCCGGATCACCTCCGGCGCAAACGCGAAGGTGTGGCACCCGCGGCAGCGAAATGCGGGGATGGGAACGCCCCAGGCACGCTGGCGCGACAAGCACCAATCCGGGCGTGTCTCCATCATGTGATGGATGCGGTCTCGACCCCACGCCGGCACCCAAGTGACGCGATTGATTTCGTCGAGCGCCTTCGACCGCAGCTCGGCATGATCGACGCGCAGGAACCATTGCTCGGTGGCGCGGAAAATCAGCGGGCTCTTGCAGCGCCAGCAGTGAGGGTAGGAGTGCTGCAGGCGTTCGACTTGCACCAAGGCACCGCGCGCGCGCAGCTCCTCGACGATGGCATCGTTGGACTCGAACACCCCGTGGCCGGCATAGGCACCGGCTTCGTCGGTGAAGCGGCCAGCGGCGTCGACCGGGGTCAGCACCGGCAGGCCGTATTTCTGTCCCACCGCAAAATCTTCGTACCCATGCCCTGGGGCCGTGTGTACACAGCCCGTCCCTACATCAGCCGTAACGTGCGCCTCGAAAACGAGCCGCGCCGGACGGTCAATGAACGGGTGGCGGAACACGTCGCGTCCGTCCAACCGCGCCAGGTTCACAGGAATGCGCCGGCCGCTGTCTTGGCGCCCAATCGCAGTCAGGAACGCATCCGCCAAGCGCGCCGCCACGATGGAGTACGCGTCATCCAATTGCACCGCAACGTACTCGAGATGGGGGTTCAGGCACACCGCCAGGTTTGCCGGCAGCGTCCATGGCGTCGTCGTCCAGATGATCGCCGCCAACTGGCCGTGATGGCGAGCCAGCTCCGAGGCATCATCGGGCCGGACGGCAATCGCTGCGGCGTCCTCGGCTGAACCGGAAAAAGGAAAGCGCACGTAAATCGACGGTGAGGTGTGGTCCGCGTACTCGACCTCGGCTTCTGCCAAGGCCGTACCGCACACCGGGCACCAATGTACCGGACGCAGGCCACGATAGATGAACCCTCCCTCGACCAGTTCGCGGAACACCTTGATGATCGCCGCTTCGTAGGTTGGCGCCATGGTGAGGTAGGGGTGATCCCAATCGCCAAGCACGCCGAGGCGGCGGAACTCCTCGCGCTGAATACCGAAGTACTTGTCCGCGTAGGCCCGGCAGCGTCGCCGGATCTCGAGTTGGCTCAACTGGCGCGCCTTGGCCCCAAGTTCCTTGGTCACCTGGTGCTCGATCGGCATGCCATGGCAATCCCAGCCCGGCACGTAGGGGGCCTGGAAACCCGCCATCGCTTTGGATTTTACGACGATGTCTTTGATGATCTTGTTCAGCGCCGTGCCGAGATGGACGTGACCGTTGGCGTATGGCGGCCCATCGTGCAGGACGTACTTGGGCCTTCCGGCGTTGGCCTGCAGGAGCTGCTGGTACAGGCCGATCTCATTCCAGCGGGCCAAAATCGACGGCTCACGCACCGGCAGGTTGGCCCGCATGGGGAAATCCGTCTTTGGAAGGTTAAGCGTGTCCTTATAGTCCATCGCACCCCGGCAAGCTTCTTGGACCCGATCTCATAGCAGCAGGGATGTGTCCGTTCAAATTGACATCCTTCGTGTCAGCGCGTCGCACCAGGCCGTCACCATGAGGCCAAAATGCTCCTTTGTGCTTGATCAACGCCGGATCTACCTGTTTAATCGAGTCGTTTCGACATTCGGAGGGCAGGTAGTGGCACACTATGAGCGTTTGAGCGCATTAGACGCGTCGTTTCTGGGTCTTGAGGACGAGAGCTGCCACATGCACGTCGGGGGCGTCATGATCTTCGACGCCGGGCCGTTGCGCAGGAGTACCGGCGGCATCGACATCGATCGCATCCGCCGCGCCATCCATGCGCGACTGCATCTGGTGCCCCGCTTTCGCCAGCGCCTTGCGTATATCCCTTTCGAGCGCCTCCCCATCTGGGTGGACGACGATCGCTTTCGTCTGTCGTACCACGTACGCCACAGCGCCCTACCCCATCCTGGGGACGAGCGCGTCCTGAAGCGTCTGGTGGCCCGCGTCATGTCGCAGCCCCTGGACCGAAAGCGGCCGCTGTGGGAAATCTGGGTGGTCGAGGGTCTCCAAGGAGACCGTTTCGCCCTCGTCACCAAGAGCCACCACTGCATGATCGACGGTATCTCGGCTGCCGACATCATGTCAGTGATCCTGGAATCAGTCCCGACTACGGAGATTGAGCCACCGCAGCCTTGGAAGCCGCAACCTCGCCCGAGTGAGGCGCGCCTGATCTTTGATGAGGTGCGGCGTCGTGCGACCCAGCCCATGGAGGCGTGGCATGCGGTGCGCAACGCGATCCGCCATCCTGAGGAGACGCTGCGGAGCGTGGGTGATTCCGCCGCCGGAGTCCTCGAGGCGTTGGCTCCTGCCCTCAATCCGGTGTCCAAGACCCCGATCAACGTCAAAGTCGGACCGCATCGGCGTTTCGATTGGACCGACATGCAGGTCGCCGACTTGAAAGCGGTGAAAAACGTGTTGGGCGGGACGTTGAACGACGTTGTGCTAGCGACCGTCAGCGGAGCATTAAGGGCCTTTTTCAGGCAGCGAGGGCTCGATCCGGACGAACTGGAAATCCGCGCCTTGGTTCCGGTGAGCGTACGCACCCAGGACGAGCGTGGGCGCCTGGGCAATCGGGTTACGGAATTGACCGTGCCGCTTCCGGTGAACTTAGCGGATCCGGTCGCGCGTCTGCGAGCCGTACGGGCAACGACCGCTGACTTGAAGGAGTCACGGCAAGCACTTGGCGCTCAGGTCCTGACGGCGATCAGTGATTGGACAGTGCAGAATCTGCTGGTCCAAGCGGTACGTCTGGCCTCGCGCACGCGGCCCTACAACCTGATTGTAACGAACGTCCCCGGCCCGCAGATCCCACTCTATTTGAACGGGACCCTCATGCAGACGGCCTACCCAGTGGTGCCGCTCTTCGAGAACCTCGGAATCGTCGTGGGGCTCTTCAGTTACAATGGCGGGCTCTATTGGGGCATCAACGGCGACTGGGAGCAGATTCCGGACCTCCACGATTTCGTACTGGCCATCGAGTCGTCGTTCCAGGAGTTGCAGGAGGCGGCCCGTGTGGCTAGCCACCGGGCGGCCTCCGCTTCAGCACGCAAGCGCCCGCGCCGGGCGAAGCTCGCGGTTCACGCCCGGCCGGTTCAAGCGGGATAGAACGGTACGATCCAAGACCTATCGGAGCAGTGCCGGTGCCAGCTCGCGCCACTGCCGCAGCGGCAGCGCACGCGGGTCGGGGTCGAGCACCTGCACGCACACGTGATCGGCGCCGGCGTCGTGATGGGCACGCACGCGTTTTACGATGGCGTCGATATTGCCCCACGCCACGATGGCATCCACCAAGCGGTCGCTACCGCCGTTGGCCACGTCGTCGTCGGTAAAGCCGAGGCGCTTGAGGTTGTTCACATAGTTCGGGAGCCCGAGATAGGTCGCCATGTGCACGCGGGCGATGTCGCGGGCTTTGCCGGCATCGCTTTCCAACACCACCGCCTGCTCGGGGGCGAGCCACGGCCCTTTGCCCATGATCTGGCGCGCCTGAACGGTGTGCTCCGGCGGGACGAAATATGGATGTGCGCCTGCCGCACGCTCGGCGGCGAGCTTCAGCATCTTCGGCGCGAGCGCCCCGATGACACGCACGGGCTCAGCGGTCGGGGGCACGGCCAGAAACGGGGCGGCATCCATGGCGTCGAGGTACGTCCGCATTGCGCTCAGGGGCTTCTCGTAACGGTGACCGCGCACCCCTTCCACGAGCGGCGCGTGGCTCACCCCCATACCTAACAAAAAGCGGTCTGGATACGCTTCGGTGAGTGTCTTTTGTGCCGCAGCCATGGTCATGGCATCGCGCCCAAAGATGTTGGCGATGCCGGTTGCAACAACAACGCGGTGCGTAGCCGCAAGCAGCAGTCCGGCGTGAGTAAACGCTTCACGCCCCATGGCCTCAGGAATCCACAGCGCCTTGTAACCCAGCGCTTCGACCTCCGCCGCCGCCTCTTGGGCGCGGGCCGCAGGCTGCAGCTCCAGCGTAAAACACCAAATCCCTACCCTTCCGATGTCCATCGCGTCACCCCTCACTTGATGCCGGACTTGATGCCGGAACGTTCAGGTCTTGTCCGTGACGCCGGAGTCTACCCCAGATTTTCGCCGAAACAAGCGAGCTGGCTCGAAACCTCAAACCCACTTATCTAACCGCCCGCACGGGGCGGAACTTCGGCAATGCCACCTCGTCATTGATTTTCTCGAAGATCACCTCCACCGGCATGCCGATACGAATCTGGTCGTTCGGGCAGTCGAGGATGTTCGTGTGTAAGCGCGGGCCCTCCTCCAGCTCCACGATCGCTACGTTGTAGGGAGTATCCGCGTTGAAGGCGGGATGCTGCGACTGGTGCACGACGATCCAGCTGAACACGGTTCCACGGCCGCTGAGGCGGGCCCACTCCGCTTTTTCCGATAGGCAGTGGGCGCACAGCAGCGCCGGCGGAAAACGGACGTGCCCGCAATCGTGGCACTGCTGCATACGCAGCTCGCCTCTGTGCGCGGCCTCCCAATACGGGGCACTATCTTCGGACGGACGCGGAAGGGGTTTGTCGATAGCAAACATGATCTAACTCCGAGGTATCACTCCAGGCCGCGAGGGCTCAAGGATTCGAGAGAAAGGGGCACGACGCAACCCTCGCCCCCCCGAACCCTCCTTTTTTCATCTCCCCAGTACCAGCGCGCTGTAACTCACGGTGGGCGGCGCTTCGTGAGGTGCGCCGCCGTAACCGGTAACCAGGCACAGCTCGGCATCCTTCACCTGGCGCGCCCCACAGTCACCGCGGAGCTGGCGCACGGCTTCCCGGATATGACCAAAGCCGGAGAGATGGCCTTCGGAGAGCAGGCCACCAGCGGTATTCGACGGCAGCGAGCCACGCAGGCTCAGGCTGCCGGCCGCAATGAACTCCCCCACTGCTTCCGGCTGACAGAACCCGTAGGCCACCACATCGTGCATGACGCGCGGCGTGAACGCATCGTAGAACTGCGCCACATCGATATCTGCGGGCGTCACCCCGGCCATGCTGAACGCCATCGTTCCAGCCTTCTTGCCGCCCCAGTGTCCGCCGCGGCCGCCCGCCGGGTGGATGATCTCCGATGAATGCGACTGGCCCGCCCCCAGAATGCGCGCCGGACGCTTCGGTAGATCGCGGGCGCGTTCCATCGAGGTGACAATGCAGGCGCCACCGCCGTCGGTGCTCGGGCAGCAATCAAACAGACGCAGGGGTTCGGCAACCCAGCGCGAGTTCAGGTAGTCGTCGAGGGTCATCGGCTTGCGCATCTGGGCATCGGGGTTCAGCAACGCGTGCTCGCGCCAGGTGACCGCGACGCGGCCATAGTGCTCGTCCTTGTAACCGTACTCGTGCTGCTGGCGGCGTTTGATGTGGGCC
It includes:
- the sppA gene encoding signal peptide peptidase SppA — protein: MRRRTRYILILLVLVAGAVIIARRALRGPAVPNGSYLVLEVSGSYVEAPPQDILGRLLRRRGRTLIDLLTMIREAQVDKRIKGVIVRISTVEIGWAKAQDVRDALLDFKKSGKPLLALLEQEVSGRNKEYYLASAADRVYLSPDVTAPLTGLVAQFYFLGGVWDKLDIQMDVEKIAEYKTMGDMIANKEMTPAHREMANSLLDSINEQFISALARSRGLEPATVATLIDQAPVSPSDIEAAHLSDGTKFLQDIHDELGGAETPLVPMKDYEQVDPKALGLDTGPKIAVVYAVGVVTTGESGTTVQGQTMGSETVSQALKDATDDTDARAIIFRIDSPGGSALASDLVWRATQEARKQKPVVVSMSDVAGSGGYYIAAGASRIVAQPGTMTGSIGVVMARPNIRGLLARFGINTETISRGKFADLEDLTVPLTAESRQKLVAEMDHIYDVFVSRVSAGRNMTSERVNDIGRGRVWTGAQAKENGLVDELGGFTAAIQAAKQAAGIEATQEVELAFYPQPRTFIERVGELL
- a CDS encoding DUF4838 domain-containing protein, giving the protein MSRFSISGLRDATIQVAEEAGPPVAFAAQELQRYLHTMTGATVPILPAASLRGRDTLVLGQQAAPVPVSVEVGDGFVIQPEATSITLAAGSPGALLRAAYALLEQFGCRWSLDAAHEHVPRLSVPAVEIGPTRYTPTFSVRGYCSDIMTWHYTQPEHLSEHLKEDRALVDWMAKSGANTFFFIRHPFDTQLTIPELLPDFQRRGIDVEYGGHVIPLLLPREVYRDHPEYFPQSSDGVRTDNGNLCTSSAGALVTASTNAVQYVREHPEMRAVHIWGADLWQGGWCGCAGCAATSVQDQGVRVCNAVARALVDAGVARPVCYLAYHDTIEPEITVRPEPNVTVEFAPRERCYGHALNDPDCRTNRGYAAALERYVELFDGHVRLFEYYGDAILFGGCAVPLGGVIAADMDYYKRLGVPEITMLQFGAFSRWAYPLNFVTFAAALAGEVPETAVDGYWARFGAEAAVARAVFAELEAIVRRVVTYGDIRRPPRSAPAAARLLERLESALPRLGEVVRKLEAFGDSALAAQGPLVRYTQMVIEGVQQELRQTLAGHPPHAEPQYAQALQVVEGVDSRWKGVWGSVDLPIIHSFYNVAAVTT
- a CDS encoding ABC transporter permease, whose amino-acid sequence is MSALATSLLQSTVTMAVPLLLAALGELLAERAGVINIGLEGMLLTGAFAAMTATYFSAMPLLGLVAAWFGGLLLALLFAYVVVVHSANQIVVGTALNLLALGITGVAYRAIFGITGAALTVTGFSPIALPFLSSIPVLGPSFFSQTALGYLAFTLVPLISFGLYQTIPGLKLRMVGENPCAAAAQGLSVRLTQLLALSGCGLLAGTAGAYLAIAYSHTFVEGMSAGRGFIALAIVIFGRWSAWGIGGAALLFGLATALQFHVQALGLPIPYQFPLMLPYLLTLLVLAGYAGKTKAPAALGVPIEGELR
- the lspA gene encoding signal peptidase II; this translates as MRKYSLVLSVATVVLVIDQITKWYIRQRFSLYESVSVIDSVFHITHVRNAGGAFGLLNHGTHAWRLPFFLAVSCLAVALLLTFVRRVQPGQRWVLLALGAILGGALGNLVDRMVSGEVTDFLDFHWRGYYWPAFNVADSGITIGMLILLFYSLFVHDETHVSNQA
- the ileS gene encoding isoleucine--tRNA ligase; this encodes MDYKDTLNLPKTDFPMRANLPVREPSILARWNEIGLYQQLLQANAGRPKYVLHDGPPYANGHVHLGTALNKIIKDIVVKSKAMAGFQAPYVPGWDCHGMPIEHQVTKELGAKARQLSQLEIRRRCRAYADKYFGIQREEFRRLGVLGDWDHPYLTMAPTYEAAIIKVFRELVEGGFIYRGLRPVHWCPVCGTALAEAEVEYADHTSPSIYVRFPFSGSAEDAAAIAVRPDDASELARHHGQLAAIIWTTTPWTLPANLAVCLNPHLEYVAVQLDDAYSIVAARLADAFLTAIGRQDSGRRIPVNLARLDGRDVFRHPFIDRPARLVFEAHVTADVGTGCVHTAPGHGYEDFAVGQKYGLPVLTPVDAAGRFTDEAGAYAGHGVFESNDAIVEELRARGALVQVERLQHSYPHCWRCKSPLIFRATEQWFLRVDHAELRSKALDEINRVTWVPAWGRDRIHHMMETRPDWCLSRQRAWGVPIPAFRCRGCHTFAFAPEVIRHVEDIFAERGSDAWYELSSQELLPPGFRCACGSDDFETDNNILDVWFDAGCSHEAVLRQRPDLAWPADLYVEAVDQHRGWFQVSLITSVAVRGKAPYHAVLTHGLILDEAAKKMSKSLGNVVGPDEVIKAHGAEILRLLFASVDYTADTSFSKNLLPPVLEAYRKIRNTCRFLLGNLYDFDPQRDRLPDAELHELDRWILHRTAELITRARKAYDAFSFHLVVQQLINFCAVDLSALYLDIVKDRLYCSAATASGRRSAQTALWEILDAMTRLMAPILTFTADEIWAHLPSGVRPPSVLLAGLPEPSRQDGQLASKWEQLLAVRTAVTKALEEARQSGLIGHSLDARVRLGAKNGLRRLLEQETRDLPALFIVSQVQLAEDLAEGAVSPLLADLRVQVERARGAKCERCWNYSEAVGRDGVHPGLCERCVTIIKAAGA
- a CDS encoding wax ester/triacylglycerol synthase family O-acyltransferase, translated to MAHYERLSALDASFLGLEDESCHMHVGGVMIFDAGPLRRSTGGIDIDRIRRAIHARLHLVPRFRQRLAYIPFERLPIWVDDDRFRLSYHVRHSALPHPGDERVLKRLVARVMSQPLDRKRPLWEIWVVEGLQGDRFALVTKSHHCMIDGISAADIMSVILESVPTTEIEPPQPWKPQPRPSEARLIFDEVRRRATQPMEAWHAVRNAIRHPEETLRSVGDSAAGVLEALAPALNPVSKTPINVKVGPHRRFDWTDMQVADLKAVKNVLGGTLNDVVLATVSGALRAFFRQRGLDPDELEIRALVPVSVRTQDERGRLGNRVTELTVPLPVNLADPVARLRAVRATTADLKESRQALGAQVLTAISDWTVQNLLVQAVRLASRTRPYNLIVTNVPGPQIPLYLNGTLMQTAYPVVPLFENLGIVVGLFSYNGGLYWGINGDWEQIPDLHDFVLAIESSFQELQEAARVASHRAASASARKRPRRAKLAVHARPVQAG
- a CDS encoding LLM class F420-dependent oxidoreductase, coding for MDIGRVGIWCFTLELQPAARAQEAAAEVEALGYKALWIPEAMGREAFTHAGLLLAATHRVVVATGIANIFGRDAMTMAAAQKTLTEAYPDRFLLGMGVSHAPLVEGVRGHRYEKPLSAMRTYLDAMDAAPFLAVPPTAEPVRVIGALAPKMLKLAAERAAGAHPYFVPPEHTVQARQIMGKGPWLAPEQAVVLESDAGKARDIARVHMATYLGLPNYVNNLKRLGFTDDDVANGGSDRLVDAIVAWGNIDAIVKRVRAHHDAGADHVCVQVLDPDPRALPLRQWRELAPALLR
- a CDS encoding Zn-ribbon domain-containing OB-fold protein: MFAIDKPLPRPSEDSAPYWEAAHRGELRMQQCHDCGHVRFPPALLCAHCLSEKAEWARLSGRGTVFSWIVVHQSQHPAFNADTPYNVAIVELEEGPRLHTNILDCPNDQIRIGMPVEVIFEKINDEVALPKFRPVRAVR